A part of Miscanthus floridulus cultivar M001 chromosome 6, ASM1932011v1, whole genome shotgun sequence genomic DNA contains:
- the LOC136458871 gene encoding protein SODIUM POTASSIUM ROOT DEFECTIVE 2-like, producing the protein MGRTAKLGLDKVLDCFSLSLCSNACACIHSMEEEDEDEANERKALVSSQLEELVKLRDFVDGAAKTLAFHLEPKTVELKVSMHCYGCAKKVQKHISKMDGVTSFEVDLENKKVVVTGDITPYEVLESISKVKFAELWVAPNSKQQAAESL; encoded by the exons ATGGGGAGGACGGCGAAGCTGGGCCTGGACAAGGTCCTCGACTGCTTCTCGCTCTCCCTGTGCTCCAACGCCTGCGCCTGCATACATTCcatggaggaagaagacgaggacgAGGCCAACGAGCGGAAGGCCCTGGTGAGCAGCCAGCTGGAGGAGCTGGTCAAGCTCAGGGATTTCGTCGATGGAGCCGCCAAGACTCTTGCTTTCCATCTGGAGCCAAAG ACCGTGGAGCTCAAGGTGTCCATGCACTGCTATGGATGCGCCAAGAAAGTCCAGAAGCACATCTCCAAGATGGACG GTGTGACGTCGTTCGAGGTAGATTTGGAGAACAAGAAGGTGGTGGTGACTGGGGACATCACGCCGTACGAGGTGCTGGAGAGCATCTCCAAGGTGAAGTTCGCAGAGCTATGGGTGGCGCCCAATTCCAAGCAGCAAGCTGCGGAAAGTTTGTAG